A region of Sphingomonas crusticola DNA encodes the following proteins:
- a CDS encoding cupin-like domain-containing protein — protein sequence MITDHPAATPRRVIEREAVDAPTFRAEIASGPVPVVLRGQAAHWDAVGRALAGDRATAEYLAGFGGGQPLEVMIAPPETNGRFFYREDMRGFNFQRQHVPLGSLLGELLRLAEQQVTPAPAIYASAAAAPDHLPGWREANPLDLPPANAVPRLWIGNATQVATHFDASPNLAVCVAGRRRFTLFPPEQVANLYLGPLDNTLAGPPNSMVDPDAPDLERYPRFAEALAQAQVAELAPGDALFIPAIWWHHVRAFDRLNVLVNYWWAYDSSATPFIALIHALMSVRDLPPAEKQAWRAWFDHLVFGDDAVAAGAHLPDHARGILGAASRERSEKIRNYLLLTLGRGR from the coding sequence ATGATTACCGATCATCCTGCCGCAACCCCCCGTCGCGTGATCGAGCGCGAGGCGGTTGACGCGCCGACCTTCCGCGCGGAAATTGCAAGCGGTCCTGTTCCGGTCGTGTTGCGCGGGCAGGCGGCGCATTGGGATGCGGTCGGGCGCGCGCTGGCTGGCGATCGCGCCACGGCGGAATATCTCGCCGGCTTCGGCGGCGGGCAGCCCCTCGAAGTGATGATCGCCCCGCCTGAAACAAACGGCCGCTTTTTCTATCGCGAAGACATGCGTGGCTTCAATTTTCAGCGGCAGCATGTGCCGCTCGGCAGCCTCCTCGGCGAATTGCTGCGCTTGGCCGAACAGCAGGTCACGCCGGCGCCAGCTATCTACGCCAGTGCCGCCGCCGCGCCGGACCATCTGCCGGGCTGGCGCGAGGCCAATCCGCTCGATCTGCCGCCAGCCAACGCGGTGCCACGCTTGTGGATCGGTAACGCCACCCAGGTGGCGACTCATTTCGATGCTTCGCCCAACCTGGCGGTCTGCGTCGCCGGCAGACGGCGCTTTACCCTGTTTCCGCCCGAGCAGGTGGCGAACCTGTATCTCGGCCCGCTCGACAATACGCTCGCGGGCCCGCCCAATTCGATGGTGGATCCCGACGCGCCGGACCTGGAACGCTATCCGCGTTTCGCCGAGGCGCTGGCGCAGGCCCAGGTGGCCGAGCTCGCCCCCGGCGACGCATTGTTCATTCCCGCCATCTGGTGGCATCATGTTCGCGCGTTCGACCGGCTCAACGTGCTGGTCAATTACTGGTGGGCGTATGACAGCTCGGCGACGCCGTTCATCGCCCTAATCCATGCCTTGATGAGCGTGCGCGACTTGCCGCCGGCCGAGAAGCAGGCGTGGCGCGCCTGGTTCGACCATCTGGTATTCGGCGATGACGCGGTCGCGGCGGGCGCGCATCTGCCGGATCATGCGCGCGGCATATTGGGAGCTGCCAGTCGCGAACGCAGCGAAAAGATCCGCAATTATCTTCTGCTCACCCTCGGCCGCGGCCGCTAG
- a CDS encoding glycoside hydrolase family 9 protein, producing the protein MILRLRIAGTGLAALLVAAAVAAQPDIRINQLGFQPESSKHAIAVDTSTATLPWSVTDSAGAVVARGQTTRFGEDAASGDHVHAIDLSEVTRSGEYRLAVNGAIGRSFVVAPDIYTPLARAALNYFYQTRAGIPIEARFAGGALWARPAGHPHEVAPCFAGTDESGTLWPGCGGYTRDVTGGWYDAGDQGKYVVNGGIALWTLQNLYELQRSTPQTRRFSDGAELVPRQGRLDPLLVEARWEMDFLLAMQVPDNMHMQLPVGRQPPRTKLTLSDVDASGMAHHKVADRQWTPLPTPPHKDSQPRLLYPPTTAATLNLAATAAQCARLWRPIDPAYADLCLKAATRAFAAAQRNPDIFTGDFTGSGGYGDGNLADEFYWAAAELFATTHDPKYGDVVRQAGLFTAAVREPNWGSVAALGTITLAISDGALTLAEQGRQRALITTAADGFLAEEAQSGYRIPYATTAYPWGSNASILNRAMLLALAERFASQTRYRGGAVDAMDYVLGRNPLDVSYVSGFGARAMHNPHHRFWAHALDSRLPPPPPGVLSGGPNNTAMADDIARTMKGKCAAQRCWRDEVYAYALNEVAINWNAPLLWVAAYLDETR; encoded by the coding sequence CTGGTTGCCGCGGCCGTCGCCGCCCAGCCGGACATTCGTATCAACCAGCTCGGCTTCCAGCCGGAATCGTCAAAGCACGCGATCGCGGTGGACACATCGACGGCCACGCTGCCGTGGAGCGTCACCGACAGCGCTGGGGCCGTCGTTGCGCGCGGACAGACGACGCGCTTCGGTGAGGATGCCGCCTCGGGCGATCATGTTCATGCGATCGATCTGAGCGAGGTGACCAGGTCGGGCGAATATCGTCTGGCTGTGAACGGCGCGATCGGCCGCTCCTTCGTCGTGGCGCCGGATATCTACACCCCGCTCGCCCGCGCCGCGCTCAATTATTTCTACCAGACCCGCGCCGGGATTCCGATTGAGGCGCGCTTCGCCGGCGGCGCTCTATGGGCGCGCCCGGCCGGCCATCCGCACGAGGTCGCTCCCTGCTTTGCCGGCACCGACGAAAGCGGCACGCTCTGGCCGGGCTGCGGCGGTTACACGCGCGACGTCACCGGCGGCTGGTATGATGCGGGCGATCAGGGCAAATATGTCGTGAACGGCGGCATCGCCTTGTGGACTCTCCAGAACCTCTACGAGTTGCAGCGGTCCACCCCGCAGACACGCCGCTTCAGCGACGGCGCCGAACTGGTGCCCCGGCAGGGAAGACTCGATCCGTTGCTGGTCGAAGCCCGGTGGGAAATGGACTTCCTGCTGGCGATGCAAGTGCCGGACAATATGCATATGCAGCTTCCGGTCGGCCGCCAGCCACCGCGCACGAAGCTGACGCTGAGCGACGTCGATGCGTCCGGCATGGCACATCATAAGGTGGCCGACCGGCAGTGGACGCCCCTGCCGACACCGCCGCACAAGGATTCCCAGCCGCGGCTCCTCTATCCGCCGACTACGGCGGCGACGCTAAACCTTGCCGCCACCGCCGCGCAATGTGCGCGGCTCTGGCGACCGATCGACCCGGCCTATGCCGATCTTTGCCTCAAGGCTGCGACGCGGGCCTTCGCGGCGGCGCAGCGCAACCCTGACATCTTCACCGGCGATTTCACCGGCAGCGGCGGCTATGGCGACGGCAACCTCGCCGACGAATTTTATTGGGCCGCGGCTGAGCTCTTTGCGACAACGCATGATCCCAAATATGGCGACGTCGTCCGGCAGGCGGGCCTCTTTACCGCGGCGGTGCGTGAGCCGAATTGGGGCAGCGTTGCCGCCCTGGGGACGATCACGCTCGCGATCAGCGACGGTGCGCTGACGCTCGCGGAGCAGGGGCGGCAGCGTGCGCTGATCACGACCGCAGCGGACGGCTTTCTCGCCGAGGAAGCGCAATCTGGCTACCGCATTCCCTATGCGACTACGGCTTATCCGTGGGGCTCGAACGCTTCGATCCTCAACCGGGCGATGCTGCTGGCGCTGGCGGAGAGGTTCGCGAGCCAGACGCGCTACCGCGGCGGCGCGGTCGACGCGATGGATTATGTTCTCGGCCGCAATCCGCTCGACGTCTCCTATGTGTCCGGCTTCGGCGCGCGGGCGATGCACAATCCCCACCATCGCTTCTGGGCGCACGCGCTGGATTCCAGGCTGCCGCCGCCGCCGCCAGGCGTGCTGTCAGGCGGGCCCAACAACACCGCCATGGCCGACGACATCGCGCGGACGATGAAGGGCAAGTGCGCCGCGCAACGTTGCTGGCGGGACGAGGTTTACGCTTATGCGCTCAATGAGGTCGCGATAAACTGGAACGCGCCGCTATTGTGGGTCGCCGCCTATCTGGACGAGACGCGCTAG